TACCTTTCAGCTGCAGATATAATGTTCTAGCCTCTGAATACTTATTCAATAAGCATGCTCAGTAATTTTAAACATGATACAGATGGACACCCGAAGTCTTGCAATGGAAATGGCACCGATTTTAATGTGGCAGAAAGGAAGAGAACCTGACATGTATAGGCAATACTGGATTCAACCACAGAAAGATCCTTCCAACAATAACTTGGAGCCCCAGCCCGTTTATACTGCATGGGATCTTCTGTCAGGTAAGAGGGTTGTTTTAGAATAGTTTTTCTGTATAGATTTATAAAATGTAATATGGACTGGTGTTCAATTATTCTACGGATAGGAACATATTTATGGAAAACATATTTTCTGATCTTTTACGACTTCAAGTTATGAAATCACGTAAAATTTTCTCAATTGTGCTTTTCTGATGTTTACTTTAGAATGTCAAAAAAGGTGGATGAGATTGCTTTctttttcttaagaaaacatgAACTAAATTATTTACTCTAATTTGAACAAGAAATTGAGTTGCATAAATGATTTCTCTTGCAATAAAATATTTTGGAAGGCATAATGGTGTTTGAATTTTTTATTCGAGTGAGTAAATTTCCATTTATATTCTTTttacatatataatttttttttcttttctataatACAGACGAAGGCGAAGCTACAGATGCATCTTCTCTCATTCCGTTGGATGATGGCATGCCAGTCGACTTTGGTGCAATTGAGGTTGTTCAATGCCTCATAGAACATCACAATGCAATTTTTACAGATGCAAATGAAACGATTTGGAAATGATTTACTGTCTGAGTGAGAGTGAAGTGAACTAGTTGCAATGCTTTACCAATATCTTCCTTAGTCTTAAAATGTTCAAATTTGGCGAAGATGATCCTTGCTCTACGGTGTTTGATTTCTTTGTGAAGCCAGGGACTGTAAGTGAAAATCAGCAACATTTAGTACATAACAATAGTTTGTCTTGTATTTTGAAAGAGTAGTGCTACTGTAATCTGTTTTATGGTAGAGAAAAAGGCCTTGCTTTCATGAAAAAGACTTATGGTCTTCAATTACTAACAAAATTTCACTTTGGTTTCGGCATGTGAACATATTACTACTCGTAAACAAAAGTGaaaatactgtaaaaggaaacaCCAACTGTTGCAGTAAAAGCAGTAATCGGCAGTGAGCAGAGcaaagcctttttttttttttttttttttctcttttcaaaTTCCATTACAAATTGAATGAGTTCATGCTGCCATATCAGAAAATACATACACTTTCAAGTCTTCATCACCAACACAATTCACAACTCTTGTGAACTCGAAACAGAATCAAAATAGTCAAGCATGTCTTGAGTCAAATCATCAAAAAAATTGCTGCTTTTACTTTCTCTAAGTAATACACTTGGATCGTTAATTAAACCAGAGCCAATGCCACTAGCATCAACCATAGAAAGTCCTGACTCAAAGTTTAGAACGTTTGGCCTCATCATTTCAGGCAATGGCGCCGCCAATCTCAACTCTTCAGGTTCCACGTGTGGACAGTTAGATTGACATGATGGGATAGCGGCCATAGTAGAATCCTGAAAAGTGTAAAAATTGCTGAGCATATTGGAACCATTGAAACAAACATGCCAACAAGAAACTAGAACAATTGTACATGTGAACTTCAGTTCAGTACCTTTGGGACTTGATGAACAAGAGGCCTTTTCACTTTGGTTTTGTGAGACTTCAATGGTGATGGTCTGTGATGAAGAAGCCTCTGCAGCCTCTTTTTCCTACTACTCCAGAAATTCTTGACATCATTGTCTGTTCTTCCCGGCAAATACGTAGAGATTTCGGCCCACTTGTTCCCCACCTGTGCCTGCAGTTCTATGACTAACCTCTCTTCCTCTGCTGAAAACTTGCACCCTCTGCACATTAGTTCCCAAGACATTTTACAAAGCCAAATTCTTCACGCATTTACAATATCTTATAAACTATAACTTTTCATTACAGTTATGTAAACCAAAAACAAAAAGAGCACTTACGTTTTCAAGTTGGGTCTAAGCTTATTGACCCATCTAAGACGGCATGATTTCCCAGTTCTAGGCAGTAATCCCTTTGATCGAATGGAGCTCCAATCTCTTGGGCCATTCTTCTTGACATGATTTATCAGTACCTCATCTTCTTCAGCATGCCATGGCCCTTTTCTTATGTATGCTCCATCGCTTCCTCTCTTCATTTTTATTATAACCCAAAATGATTATTCTACTGAGAGTGTAGTTACTGTCGACCATGCAACTACGGTACGGTTCACTGACTAGTAAATTCTATGCATCGTTAACATGGCTTACTTATATGGATCCACTAACCCTCTCGAGGAATCTGACTTGGCACGATGTTATTGGTCAATCTAATAGTACGTGAAGCCTGAAAACCACCCGGTTGTTATTTCCACTCTAAGAAGCAACGATTATGACGGTTAGTGGTCTTCCCACGATCTTTTGAGCTCGTCTTATTCAAACTTAATCTGTTGTTATGACTTGGATATCATAGCAAATATAGCCACGTGTCTTCAATGTCGTTTTCCTCAAGTTAAAAACGACGGCAACCACATCCCCCTGCTCTATAATTTGCGATTTGGAACTTTCGTGGTGCTGTTTGTATTTTTGGCAGTTTGTTGAATTTTataaatgattatatatatatttatataatataatatacataatattttaaaaaaaatatattatgtttGATAAGATATGTTAACATATATGCTACTtcaacataaaaatattattcCTTAAtcaaaacttttatttttatatcatatttttcttttgttatttatttgttgtatttttattattttgttaaaaatTTATTAGTATgatgtatattttttaaaatactatTTAGTTATGAGTTTTATTATTAGTCTCTActaattataatgtttaattattaaattatttgattatAAGTATAAATAGCTCGTACTGCATTGTATTTATGCAGTTTGAGGACTGTGTGATGTGttttggaaaattgttcaaatTGTATATGCGATGCGGTCCAATAAATTAGCAAAAAACTATACCGCCGGCACCGAAAACACTCTTATATTGTATAATGCATGTAGTTTAATCAAAACTACATTACTTCTTAATTATAAATTTCTTGTAATAGTGATACAAATGTTGTTTTAATGAAATCTAGAGGAACATTTTTCTTGTATACAAAATTTATATAGGGTgtcatatatttaaattttaaactacTCATATTTTACCCAGTAAgactattttaattttataaaataaataattaaaaacatatGACAAATTAGTATATCTATGATGAATATAAAATATTCAAGACCATTAATGAATTTTCATACTTGCTTCTTGAAATAAACTCACGTCATTTAAACATGATAATGAGGTGTTATTCAGACACGGCTGGCTTGGTATTTTAGGAGCCCACAATTGTATTTAAAAGCTCATATAATTCTTTCAATAATTTTaaagtttaaataaaattatataatatgtgtcttttttatttatattttaattttaaaaaaaaatagaattctTGGGCTATGTATACTTCTCCTAGTTTaaactccctctctctctctccctctctcaatgtaaaaatattcttaaaaatataaatactgATTCATATAATAGATTAATActtaaaattcattatttttttgaattaatacttaaaattattttaaatgtcttcaaataacaaaaaaaacataactatTATTTAACAtttcatacttttttttttttttacaaacaaCATTTTTATACTTTTGATATGACTAAGAGCACTCCTAACACGGCGGTAAAATGttttattctttataatatagataaaaaattattgaataatatttcAATGAGCaatgtaaacttatatttttttttacttaaatgaATAACATTTCTCTGtatgtagtgaaatactattcatcaagctataaatattttagggaaatttacaaaaatacattaacatttaaaaaatatatgaaaaatacgatagattacaaaaatacagaatttttatgaaaaatatggaGTGACAAAAGTGTAAATACAGAGTAATAGtgaaatacaatttttttttgttaatagcCGTTACAAATTCGTAAACATATGTTACAGATGCGTAATCCAgttacataaaaatatttttgtaaacaacatttactaATATATAACTAAGTTTTATATATttgtaaacaagttttacatttttgtagacaacatttacaaaataattcattgctaattttttttatttttgtaacaatggtttacataactaattttataaccaaaaaaatttatatttgtgactaatatttttaaaagtaagttgtgaatttagttaacatatttgtaacaaaaatatataaaactaagttaaaatgttaaattgcattaaacaagtaacatatatatatatatttttaaattgtaactactaataaagaaatagattatattgattaaatatataatattttatgtaagcataaatatttatttaatattaataattatattcattttaaatatttataagtaaaataaatttatttgtaattattattattattagcataCCGAAAGTTGTATGAACTAATTACTGAAGAGAAAGAGATAAAAAAAACTAAAGtgtagaaaatagaaaaaaaaaaaaagagtaagatATTATCATAtctataaataaatattcatttttcaGTTTAAAAAGTAGCGTGCTCAAATGTGCtcaaatatttataattgtataaatatatatatatatatacatctatatatataatattagtttGAGGAATTAAGGTGAAGGGATGCATAATTGTGTGAGTGTGTAAGCAATTGAGAAAATCTGAAAGTTAATATATAAAACTAGAATTTATACTGGAAatgtgtaattattttatattaccgtatatttagaattttttttctgAAACATTGTGCTTATTTTAATTAtccaaatattttattatttttttataaatttttgtatatatatgagtgtgatattattatatttaattattttatttattaaaataaataaaatattttttaaaaatataatatttaaataatgaatacgtaaaagtttgagataaattataaaatatatattttggtgatatattttataatatagaaTTCAGCTgtcccaaaataaatataaacaaatattttaaaatgaAGAAATATAGTTTAAAGGAAAATTACATCAAACATGTTCTAATTCTTACTTGAACGGTTAAAGTAGAACACAATAAACTTCAACAATGAATTTccctcaaaagaaaaaaaatcgacAATGGAAAACGACATTATCGTTGCCCAGGGCGCCATTTGCTGCCGGAAGTAAGAACCTCATTCTGTCCCTCTCTGAGGAGTGAGAAGTATTCCCAATTTCCAGCTGCTAAGTTCCTCGCCCGGGCCTCCCATGGCTACAAAAACACTGCTCTCTGCACAAATCCTTCTCCTTACATCACTACTCTTCCTGGTAATAACATCCCACTATTTTCTTCTCTTTGCCCCCTTTGGAGGAAagtgtttgaaatttttattaGTTCTTTAGAACCCATTTTCAATCCGCCCCACCTACAATAAATCATCCGGAACTGTTGATCTTTTCTGATTTAAAGTCTTTTTATTTCATCATAAGCCCACTAATGATCTATCATTTCATTTTGTGGTTTATCAGGTATCAGGACATGAAATTGTGAATTCAGAGGAGCACCCTTTGGTAGTGAGTACATGGCCATTCGTGGAGGCTGTTAGAGCTGCTTGGCGGGCTGTTGATGGTGGATTTTCAGCTGTGGATGCTGTCGTTGAAGGTTGTTCTGCTTGTGAGGAACTCAGGTGCGATGGTACTGGTAAGTTCttcccaatttttatttttaaatatgaaatTTTCTATTTTGGAAATATTATTGGGATCTTAATTTAAAGGTCTGTCTAGCTGTACAAAATTGCGTTTAATTTATTATGTGTGCATAAATTCTGGAACTATGGCTTCTCATAGACAAAATAACATGAAAAATTTATAGAATTGGATCTTATTCAACTTCCAAGTGGTTCAAGACAAAACCCACAATAGAGCATGTTCCATTATATTTCTCAAATTTCACTTCGGTTATAACTTGTACCATATTTGTAACGTCCTGTAGTTAATGTTGAGTTACATATGAACATGGCTTAACGATGAACAGTTGGGCCTGGTGGAAGTCCAGATGAGAATGGAGAAACTACAATTGATGCTTTGGTCATGGATGGGGTCACTACCTCTTACTTGTTCCTTCTTTTCCAGTTTCAGCTCTCTGACATTTGGCTTTGCTCTGAAAATGATATATACTTTGTGTTCCTCTTAAGGACATGTGTAGGAAACAATGGAGGTTGGAGCTGTTGCAGCTATGAGATACGTGAAGGATGGAATAAAAGCTGCTAGGTTAGTTATGCAACATACTGGACACACTTTGCTTGTTGGAGAGAAAGCATCTGCTTTTGCGATTTCAATGGGACTTCCGGGACCAACAAACCTTAGCTCAACAGAATCTATTGAGAAGTGGATCAAATGGAAGCAAAATCGTTGCCAACCTAATTTTTGGAAAAATGTTGTACCTGCAAACAGTTGTGGCCCTTATCATGGGAAGAAGGACTTTCTTAAACTTAGTCACAGGACATGTTCTGAAGCCTCTCGTCTGCTGGAAGATTTCAAATCAAGTTTGCCCCAAGTTGGTGTTAACAATCACGATACCATATCAATGGCGGTTATTGATAAAGTAAGTTGATGATCATTAGCATTTTTTCATCACTTTTTCAAGATAAATGGCTTTTGTAACTTACCTGGTTTTTTTTTCATCAAGTTGGGGCATATTGCTGTTGGTACATCAACTAATGGTGCTACGTTCAAAATTCCTGGGAGGTAATTTATATTGAGCTAGTTGTTGATACTTGATACTATTTGCAGTCTTTTATTAGCTTCCCTTTGATCTAGGCAGAACCGGCTGCTCTATATGTGTATATTTTCATCAAGGCgtaaaagaataataaaatctaAACAAGTTAAACAATATCAGCCAAAAAATTCAGTCATGTTCATATCTgaataaaaacaatttttttttaatatttacaatTAAATTCTCTAAATAGATATTTATTCACTTTTATCTTATTTACCCCTATCAAACTGAAAACGAGGGCTCTTCCCTTAAAAAAAGAATCATCTCTAGCTCTCTCTTATTATTTTAAGCATtattattgttaaaaaaaatgtgaatACAGGAATTTGAGAGGGAAAATGTCACTAAAAGATTTTGATTACTTGGAAAGTCTTGCATTGTTTGGTCATAATAGTTTCCAAGTTCTGACACCGTTCTCATTTTTAATTGATCTTTTGAAAGTTTTTATCTAGTTATACATATTGTATTGTATTTTGTCGAGTTTGTTTAATATGTATTTTGGAACTTATGTCTAATAGAATATATAATCAGGATCTCTGAAAAACTTGAAAGATGAAAACAAAAAGGAGCTCTTGAGATTTTTCACAATTGTTAAGGAGTTTACAAAAAGGATGCGAATAACTCTAAGTGAAGAAGTAGTTGAAAAAACACTTTCTAATGACTTCGAGATAATGAAG
This genomic interval from Humulus lupulus chromosome 8, drHumLupu1.1, whole genome shotgun sequence contains the following:
- the LOC133795769 gene encoding transcription factor DUO1-like, with amino-acid sequence MKRGSDGAYIRKGPWHAEEDEVLINHVKKNGPRDWSSIRSKGLLPRTGKSCRLRWVNKLRPNLKTGCKFSAEEERLVIELQAQVGNKWAEISTYLPGRTDNDVKNFWSSRKKRLQRLLHHRPSPLKSHKTKVKRPLVHQVPKDSTMAAIPSCQSNCPHVEPEELRLAAPLPEMMRPNVLNFESGLSMVDASGIGSGLINDPSVLLRESKSSNFFDDLTQDMLDYFDSVSSSQEL
- the LOC133798052 gene encoding probable isoaspartyl peptidase/L-asparaginase 3 isoform X1, which gives rise to MATKTLLSAQILLLTSLLFLVSGHEIVNSEEHPLVVSTWPFVEAVRAAWRAVDGGFSAVDAVVEGCSACEELRCDGTVGPGGSPDENGETTIDALVMDGETMEVGAVAAMRYVKDGIKAARLVMQHTGHTLLVGEKASAFAISMGLPGPTNLSSTESIEKWIKWKQNRCQPNFWKNVVPANSCGPYHGKKDFLKLSHRTCSEASRLLEDFKSSLPQVGVNNHDTISMAVIDKLGHIAVGTSTNGATFKIPGRVGDGPIPGSSSYADDEVGACGATGDGDIMMRFLPCYQVVESMRLGMEPKLAAKDAIRRIARKFPDFVGAVFALNKNGVHAAACYGWTFQYSVRSPEMDDVKVFTVYPDSAINNK
- the LOC133798052 gene encoding probable isoaspartyl peptidase/L-asparaginase 3 isoform X2, whose amino-acid sequence is MVDFQLWMLSLKVVLLVRNSGAMVLETMEVGAVAAMRYVKDGIKAARLVMQHTGHTLLVGEKASAFAISMGLPGPTNLSSTESIEKWIKWKQNRCQPNFWKNVVPANSCGPYHGKKDFLKLSHRTCSEASRLLEDFKSSLPQVGVNNHDTISMAVIDKLGHIAVGTSTNGATFKIPGRVGDGPIPGSSSYADDEVGACGATGDGDIMMRFLPCYQVVESMRLGMEPKLAAKDAIRRIARKFPDFVGAVFALNKNGVHAAACYGWTFQYSVRSPEMDDVKVFTVYPDSAINNK
- the LOC133798052 gene encoding probable isoaspartyl peptidase/L-asparaginase 3 isoform X3; the encoded protein is MEVGAVAAMRYVKDGIKAARLVMQHTGHTLLVGEKASAFAISMGLPGPTNLSSTESIEKWIKWKQNRCQPNFWKNVVPANSCGPYHGKKDFLKLSHRTCSEASRLLEDFKSSLPQVGVNNHDTISMAVIDKLGHIAVGTSTNGATFKIPGRVGDGPIPGSSSYADDEVGACGATGDGDIMMRFLPCYQVVESMRLGMEPKLAAKDAIRRIARKFPDFVGAVFALNKNGVHAAACYGWTFQYSVRSPEMDDVKVFTVYPDSAINNK